AGCAAACTTACAATATGAAGTTCAAGAGGAGACTCCGACCGTAGAGACTCATCCGGCAGAGAGTTTTCTATCATACATTCCGGTTCTCTAACTTCAGGACATAAAGCAGGAACCAAGTCTTGAACTTCTGCTAGCACTGGAGGTGGTGAAGGTTGCCTAATGAGATTGTTCTCATTAACGCTTTCTGGCTCTTCGAAAGAAATCATGGAAGAAAGCTCTTCAGTGTAATTTTTCTGGATTTTTTCATTAGATGCAACACTGGGTTCCACAATTGGCTTTTCAGGTTCATCGTTACTGCCATTCGTTATCATTGGTTTGCTGTCCACAAGTTGTTGGAAGCTGTTTTCCATAAATAGATATAATACATAGGCGTGAGATAGTCGAGCAAAAGAAGTTGGAGGGAGAGAGTGGaatatgtaagaaataaaGCAAATAATATTGAGATgcagaataaaaatatacattttgcATCAAAGCAGCTAGATGATCTAACCTTGGGATTACAACAGGCGAAAAATCTATATTGCTTGGATATTGAACCTGGATAATATGACGAAAAGAGCATCAGCTTAGTGTGAAGAAGTGGgtaataaagacaaaaaaaaacgaagcaTCCTATGATACCTTTGTATCATACTTTGGTGGCTGCCACTGTGCAGAGAGTCCACCTGGACCCAAGATAGAATGCTTGGAAAGGGTTTCTTCATTTGGTCGGAAGTTCACCGACCTAGATAAATCATGCAGTTAACAAAATCTATGAGGCAGGACCATGGGACAAGAAACACAGTGAAAGATACAACGAAGGTCTTTCATTGAGGAATGGACGATCTTTCatgaaataaaactaaagaCATACATCTTTCGGAAACGCTCTTCAAGTGGTGCAGCGTTCAAAAATTGCTGACCCCTGGAACCCATGTAGCCAGAATTATGTCCAGGAGGATTTCTTACCTATgtcgaacaaaaaaaaacatggaaaagGTACAGGGTATGCTTATCTACTGCAGCTTGAAAGTAATATCATAATTTCATCTACCAATTAATGAAACAAGAGCGGAGAACAATGCAAACTGATTTCAAATATGTACGCATGGCATATGGGACAAACAAGAGTTAAGCATTAGGCACACCTTTGCATGATCATAGCTATTAAATGACGGTTTCACGGCAGAAGACCAGCCTAGGGAACCATTTGCTGGATGAGCTTGAACGTTATATCGAGGTTTGAGCTTGGGATACAGTTCATCAATCCTTTGCTGTACAACTGGTTTCAACTTCTCCAGCTCCGTCAAGACATCTAGTAGTCTCTAGAACAGATAAAAGCTCACATCAAACTACTGACTGACagacagacaaaaaaaagatcataagGATATTATGTTCACTTACCATTCTCAAATACTCTTTATTGCTTTTTAGAGATGTTCTGTAATCTCGATGGGACGGTATAGTCTCGAGAGCCAAGctagagaaaaccaaaaacaaagctaatttcagaaaaagcaaaaggatCTAACTAATTCTCTCTACAGAGAGTATTTGAGTTGGCAGCTTTTTGACCTTGAAAACCGCAGAAGCATGACATATAAATCAATAACATTCTTCTCTGCCCGAAATATGTTGGCCTACAAAACATTATGCAGATGATTAGGAAATTTAACCAAGTGATTTTAGTCTTAAAGGGATCACtttcaaggaaacaaaaggCCAACAACTAAATATCAAGTTAAAGACATCCAAAAGATTTTGCAGTTCATAGACAATTTGATGTGACCACCATGATCACTGCAAACTTCAAATCGCAGCTGATAGCGAAGACTAAGGGAAGAACATATTCCAATTTCACAGACACAACAATCAATATCactcaacaacaatcaaactTAAACAAAATGGTGCAAACGTTATGATACTCGAAAAATTGAACTCTGGTTAGGAAACAATAATTTCATCAAAGAGAGATATAAATAGTTGGAGAGGATCATTTCACAATAATTAGGCCAAACACGAATCTCCTAAACAAAGATACCttgataaatcaaaattcaaagtcAAGTATGAAGAAGAGACCTGTTTGAGGATATTATCAGCGATCCTGAAGTAAAATTTGAGAGAAATACGATTATCTACGCCAATTCTCCGAGCACTGGTAGCGATATCGATGGTCTCAAAAGACGACCCCATAGTTGCTCCGATCAAAAGCAACTTTTCTAACTAATGGAAGAGCATCAAATTGAAAAGCAGATCTCGTAGCTATAGGTCAATCGATGATGGAATTTTCAAAGGGTGGAGGAAACCTCCGGTTCAAAGAGACGGCGAGGGGTGAGAAGAGGCACCGCGATAATAATGGCGATTGGCgataaacaagaagaaacgaCGCTGTTGAGTAATTTGACTTTCTTTCGAGGGGCAAATATGTCAACTGGTGGGTGGGTTGAGATtttgagagattgagattgcTAATGTTTTTAAACCGACCGGCTCTGACCGGTCTCCTGTCGGCCGGTAGAAAATCCCATCCAATcctcaatgtttttttttctgtcaccCAAACCTTCgcgatttctttctttttggtaagaatataaaatttattaatcaaaacaaaacaatgttttgaccaagaatttttttaaaagcaatAGAGTCTCGAATTTATTCAAATCCTTTAGCCTTAAACTAAGCTTTAGAAAAAATCTCTTAACCTAGATAGTTCGTAATAGCGTAAAAAGACCACTGGATTGTGAACCTCAAGccaagttttaaaaatggtaGACTTCATCATAAAACTATGTTTATAGGTGATTTTATTTGAGTATCATAAAcctaaaaatcattttttaatgaaGTAAAGTATGTATTTGGACATAATCTGTATCAGTTTACTGATATTTTTGATACTGAGTATCATGTGACTTGACATCACATCATTGGTTCAGcgaaaacaaggaaaaaaaaaaaatcttttttcctcCTCTCTCacatatcatttttctttcgttcTCTTCTATAAACCTAGAAAATCAGAACAATAAGCGACAAGGTATGACAGAACTGAACCTAAAAACCtatttttatttcgtttttatatatttattttcgatgttgcaatttttttttttttttatgatactTTAACCGGTTTCACCAATGGAAACCGATTTATTACCAGTATCatacaaaatctcaaaaaataaacaaatattaaattaatattaaaaaattactaatgATACTCTATGAATATCAACTATGTACATGTTCTAAGGATTAGAACATCCTTTCATCAGACAAATAGCTTTCCACTAGCTTCAAACTTGGTTTGACACCCAACAACAACTGTGACGTCAGAGTCGACACTACTAATATGTCTCCTCGGTCAATTTTGCTTCTTGGTCTTTTGCGAAAGGCTAATGCTTCTTCTAAATctgaaataaaaagatttataacaattttttggtttcaatggAGAATCTCGGGTTTAACTTTAACCTAGGGTTAGATGCGAACCCTGCAATCGTTCTCCACATAAACAGATCTGGgaataaatgttaatttcAATGGTCTGGCTCACGTTCATGTTTCAACCAAATCCTCCGCAGAATGCTCAACCAAATCCTTCTAAAATCTTCAAGGTCATCGACCGTGAGATTAAAAACTCCATATCACTGCTAGAAGACATCATAAGCGCTTCAGACCGCTTATGCAGCTTTGGCTACACTGATAAAACCTTCTCCAATGTGTGTgtcttgctttcttcttttaaatttttttgccaagaaaccaaactttGGTTGCACTCCTTTGTAAAATCATCATATtcatttaaatgatatttgcactttagcaaaaaaaaaaagatggataGACAAATAAGTTTGAGATCTATTATCATCAATTTGAACAATTGCTGATAGAGATACGTCATACGACAAAAGACTTCAACTTTGATTTGCATCTAGAAGTTAATTTTTGAAACTCTTAGAAATTTCAACGTCAAAGTTTATTAAACAATTGCTGcatttattgtaaaaaaaagtattcaaaaatataatttaatattaaatgtaaaaaaacaaacaaactagaGCTATGATTTACTCGTCAGTTTTTTTccatcaaactcaaaaattaCCAAGAAAATTTTAAGATTGTACACATTTTcagaagaaagatgaatgTCTTGACACATTTAcaagtaaaccaaaaaaaatgaagaacttAAATAACTGAGATCACAAAAGATTCTCTAAGTTTCATTTCATCTCTTAGgcattatttataaataaataaattaattaattaataataataaaaaaaactaaaaaactaaaaatgaaaCAGGATGCCTGTAACTGTTGTCAGTGGGATATTAATGCAAGTGATCGTAATGTAAATGGGTCGTATGAAGAAGTAATAATTGTTGCAAAGTGTCTttgcaaaatgaaaaaatatgttgCATATTACCAACTAAAgcttaaatataataaaatataagttagaattattattgttttcatcTGACGATGGAAAACATTGTGTCTACTATATAAATTTGTGGTGAAACCTGGATCTCCATATATTATCATTGGTGGTGAACATGGAAGCCATAAGAGTTTTTGGACCAAAACTTGGATCTAGACTCTCTATTCGTTCTCACACCACTGCATTTCCGGCATGCAAACTCTCTCGCTTTCCGCTAACGTCATTTCCCGGTAAGCATGCACATCTTGTTCTTTTGAAGGCCACTACTATTCCTCTGGCGTCTGgtgacaaagaaaataatcgCAAATTCGAAAAGTTGGGTCCTTCTGAATGGGGCAATCAATTCCTTTTTGCTCATGTTGATCTCTCAGTAAGTCTCTGTCTCTTGCCATTATATAGAGGATATGAACTCAtgcatgtttctttttttaagatgAATACCTTTTTTATAAGGAAATGGATGCgcttgagagagagattgaggcACTAAAGCCGAAAGTGAGGGACATGTTCATGTCTTTCAAAGGAATGAAGTCGAACaagaagaatttgtttttgatatatttgctTGTGAGTCTTGGTCTCGCTCATCATTTCGAGGATGAGATCGAGGAGAGTGTCAAAGGTTGTTCCCAAGAGATGGTGGAGATGATGGACGGTGAAAATGATTTGTACACAGTTTCCATCATCTTCTGGGTTTTCAGGACATATGGTCACAACATTTCTTCTGGTAAGGATTTCTAACTAGGTTTGTGATCACATGGATCCGGTTTAGATCGATGGatccaaaattttattgtCCGGAGATGGATccatataatttttcaaaatagattaaaaCAGATTTAGATCCCGGATAATCAttatttcactccaaaagtatttttatttggtgttagtaaaatataacaaaaaaacaatgactAAATTACGAAATTTTGAAGTTGCTTAtgtattttaagttatagAGTATCTCTTGGAGATTTTCTAAGaatatttaaagaaactttaaccaatttagttaaaataatcaaatgaaAAAGCCTTACATATGAAAAGAAACTATATGTTattcatacaaaaatatatatatatataatttaagtGAGTGTAAGTGTTGGCATAAACAAAAAAGCGAGTGTAATCTCACTTCCTCCAACGATCGTCCgtgattgaaaataaaatactatacTAAAGTCTCTTTtcaatatatctatataattaTACTAGGTTTGAGgggaaaacaaattatatgaggtcctcaaatttatttattatgaaattaacgcataaaaaacaaagttgtaACTCCTAAACTTTTTTCATTGttcaatatagaaaataatacaaGGTTACTATTTACCttcttaggaaaaaaaaaacgtttaaaAGAATATTTGGATATGATGTAAAAAAACATGAGAGAGTCCTGCTTGTGAGCATGATCGATGTTCGTACACAAGTCTTTCGTACacaagtctttttttttaattttgacagtcttataagttataactagATTCgtatatataacaaaaggTTATTATCATTTTGGTCAATAGATATTTTTAACAGATTTAAAGGACACAATGGAAAGTTTAAGGAATGTCTTGCCACCGATGCTAAGGGTATCCTAAGCTTGTATGAAGCTGCTCACATGGGGACGACAACCGATTATATATTGGATGAAGCCTTGAGCTTCACATTGAGTTACTTGGAGTCGTTAGCTGCAAATGGGACATGCAAACCTAATCTCGTGAGGCGTATACGAAATGCATTGGGTCTTTTGCAGAACAAGAACGTGGAGATATTAGTCGCAAAGGAATATATCCGGTTCtacgaacaagaagaagattgcgATAAGACTATACTCGAGTTTTCCATGCTTAACCTCAAATTCCTACAGCTACATTACCTTCAAGAACTCAAACTTCTTACAAAGTATGTAGCTATAATCTCCTCATGCAATACTTTACATGCATGTTTGATATATCCACATTTTGGAGCTTGACATGTTTTTCACGTTTGGATGCAAGATGGTACAAGGAACAAGACTTTGAATCCAAGTTGCCACCTTACTACAGAGACAGAATCGTGGAACTGCACCTCGCTACGCTAGCATACATCAATCCGAAATACTCACGTGTGAGGATTATTCTGACTATGATTTACACTATTCAAATAATTCTAGATGATACGTGTGACAGATATGCTTCTCTTCGTGAGGTCGAAAGCCTCGCTGCAACCATCGAAAGGTACATACCTTATCAAATTAGCTGGAGTCCGCATTAAAAAAAGGGTGGATGAATAATATCAGAGCctaaatttacataaaataaaaattgatgaTGAATATACGTATTGATAATGTAGATGGGATCACAATGATCATGCCATGGAGGGACTACCGGATTATTTAAAATCTGTGGccaaatttatatttcataCCTTCCAAGAGTTTGAAAGAGAAGTGTCGTCAGAATCAGGAGGATCTTACAGCTTGAAAGCTACAATTGAAGATGTGAGAAGTCAAATTATTCAATATTAACCAAccttaaatgattttttggaGAAACATAGTAATTGTAGTAGTAATGTTCACACTTTTGCGCCATTACAGTGCAAGAGAATGATGAGAAGCAACCTTCAACTTGCCAAATGGGCAGTAACGGGTCACTTGCCTAGCTTTGATGAGTACCTAGATGTCGCTGGAGTCGAGATCGCCGTATATTTTACCGTGGCAGGTATTTTGTTGGGCATGGAAAATATCAACAAGAAAGAAGCTTATGAGTGGTTGATATTTAGAGACAAACTCGTAAGAGCAATGTCTACAAAAGCACGACTGGTGAATGATTTGTTTGGCTATAAGGTAGGGGAAATGTATTCccacttttatttattttttcgataatcatatatttgttgTTATTTGATAATCAAACTTAACATGTGACATGATTAGGATGACATGAGGAGAGGATATGTCACGAACTCGATCAACTGTTATAAGAAGCAATATGGAGTTACCGAAGAAGAAGCCTTTAGAAAGCTTCATCAAATGGTTGCGGACGGTGATAAGATGATGAATGAGGAGTTTTTGAAGCCAATCAATGTGCCACATCAGGTTCTAAAAGCAGTCCTCGACACTTTACGTGCAATTAACATTTGCTACGACAATGAAGATGGATTTACCCGACTCAATGGTAATCTGAAGAACTACATCACGTCTATGTACGTTGATCTTTGAGGAATTTAcctaaaggaaaaaaaaaagagagaggaaacaCTTGTTTCCCATAACTATGAGCAGTCTTTGAAAGTTCAACGAATttgtagttgttgtttttttttcttttttttttgttgacagaTATTCTAAAAACTGGATATTTTATCCACACGTTATCGTTCTATGAGTTTGGTATCAGTGGTTTGTAATCAATTCCTACCTTGCCCATGTCTCCAAAAACAATGATTATTAGATGTAGAGAAAGATGGTAAAGTTTGTTATTTCTCATTAAAggataaaaatgatttacagtttatatactaaataagattacaaatattaaactatattgtatatgtatatgaactATACACTATACTCTAATACCCTTCCCTCAATTCGAATTAttcaagaaggaagaaaaagacttGAAAAAACATATCGAGACATGAGCATCTTGAACTTTTTGGAAGGAAGAGCCTTAATAAACAAGTCAACTAGCTGGTTATCAGTAGTGACATGCATCAGGTTCAGAAATCCAGTTCGTAATCAATCTCGAACTATGTGGCAGTCAATCTCAATATGCTTGTTCATGAAAGATTGAATTTGAAGCAATCTGAATTGCAGCTGTGCTGTCAAAAAATAGATTAGTAGGACCAATAACCTTAACATGAAGATCTCTCAAAAGTTGACTGGTCCAAAGTAATTCACAAGTTGTATCTGCCAATGCTATGTACTCCGACTCAACATTATTGCAAGGAGCTGTTTGTTGTTTCCGTGATTTccatgaaatcaaagaagtaccaaaaaaacacacagAAACCTTTAACAAAGCGCCTTGTATCCTGACAAGTTCCCCAATCTGCATCTGAGAAAACATGTAATCGAATTTCAGAGTTAGTATAATAAAAGAGACCACGACTCGGATCTCCTTATCTGACTCTACAATGAGCATCATCAAGATGATGAATTCTTGGTTGAGAAAGAAATTGACTCAGTGTGTGCATTGCATATGTAATGTCTGTCGTGGTGATGGTAAGATATAAAAGCTTGCCAATGAGAGCTCTGTAAACAGTTGCATCTGATAATATATCTTCACTTTCTACATGTAACAGTATATCAGAGTCCATTGGTGTAGCTACTGGTTTGGAGCCAGTAGACCTACACTTTCCAACAGATCCAAAGTGTATTTTCGTTGGCAAACTAAAATTCCAGTCTTGTTACGAGCTATttcaaatccaagaaaatatttcaCTGGACCAAGGTTTTTGTGCTTAAAAGCAGTAGCCATAGTAGTCTTCATGACAAGGTGTCTGTATTACTGTTATAAAGTTGAATGGTGGGATATAGATTTAAACAACTTTTGCAACAAGttcaagaagattttttttaagtttcatatCTGGTGGGATATAGACTACCGAAACAACTTATGCAACAAGTTcgagaagattttttttttaagtttcatatCTGGCCAAATATGTGGAGACAACATATAAACATCCAACGTACTCGGAATAATCTGAAATTTGGTAGACAATTCGGGAGATGGGAACTAAAAGATTAAGTCGTTTAGTAGTTAATTCATAAGCTTATTGAACTATGTTTGGTTAAGGTCTTATTGAACTATGTTTGGTTAAGGTTTgtaagtttaaatttctttctctgttttcagcTATATAATAAAGAATATTTTACATAGAATAATATGGAGAGGATTCGGAAGAAAGTGAGAAAGATaataagaaagatgaagatgaagactaTAACGAAGAAGCGAACGATGAAAGTAATGATAACAACGgccaaaaaaattgataattatGATGACAAGAAGGAATATGAAAAGTAATAAACAATGAAGCGTGAAGAGAAATACGAAGACATAGGTGTTGACAGCCaattgaataagaaaacataaaattgaTGTATGAttctttttgattatattttattgtttaacactattgattttttataatttttaagatGGTGTATTTAGATTAagaattttacaaattataatcaatcgtatgtatatttttacaaaaatatatcaaaactatCTATGTGTAGCGTGAATTTAAAACCTAATCTAagtactatatattattaaacttaAAGAACAGATTAAAAACGAAGTTCAAATCAGAGATCTaccaactaaacaaaaaaagtaaataaaacgTGTTTCTCTGTGAAGTCATTGCTCTAGTATAAATTTGGTGGAGAAACCTGGAGTTTAGTTCCATACCATTGGCGGTGAACATGGAAGCCATAAGAGTTTTTGGACTAAAACTTGGATCTAAACTCTCTATTCATTCTCAGACCAATGCATTTCCGGCATTTAAACTCTCTCGCTTTCCGCTGACGTCATTTCCCGGAAAGCATGCACATCTTGATCCTTTGAAGGCCACTACTCATCCTTTGGCTTTTGACGGTGAAGAAAATAATCGCGAATTCAAAAATTTGGGTCCTTCTGAATGGGGTCATCAATTCCTCTCTGCTCATGTTGATCTCTCAGTAAGTCTCTGTCTCTTGCCGTTATATAGAGGATATGAATTCATGCTTataccttttttattttgaaggaAATGGATGCgcttgagagagagatagaggcACTAAAGCCAAAAGTAAGGGACATGTTGATATCTTCTGAGTCGAGCAAGAAGAAAATCCTTTTTCTATATTTGCTTGTGAGTCTTGGTCTCGCATATCATTTCGAGGATGAGATCAAGGAAAGTCTAGAAGATGGTCTTCAAAAGATAGAGGAGATGATGGCTAGTGAAGATGATTTGTGCACAGTTTCCATCATCTTCTGAGTTTTCAGGACATATGGTCACAACGTTTCTTCGGGTAAGGATTTTAGAGCATCTTCATCAACAAGAAACCCAAAtagtttctcaaacaaaaaaatattaatattttactataattttattatatgattaaatttttattttagtgaaaaaattaaaccaattgAAAGGAGAGAAATGTCATGATTGCATGTACAGAGTATCTCATAGTTTTTCAAGTGAGAAATTTAatacattttctctttttcctttttattattttaatcattttaataCTGAAAAACTCTATTGAAATACTCTCGATAGAGATGGTCTTATAGTGAGATCATACTATCTATGTATAAACTACACTAAACTAATAGTATATGCAATTAGCTAGGTAGCAGATAGAGGTTGACCGCATCTCAATATCTAGTACTTAAATATCCTTATTCGGATCCGGATCCATTAGCTCATGGATATAGGACGTAGAgtatctacaaaaaaaatgaaatatctAAAAGctcataaaatatttaaaatattttcaaacttGAAGTAAAAAGTTCGTTAAATGTTTCTATATAAATGTGATGTATTATATAAGAATATTTGAAGAAATCGTAACCAAATTTAggtaaaataatcaaaatgaaatagctttcatattaaaattatataaatttaaatgagTGTAAAAGCATCTCTATCACACAAATCCCTTCGGTGTCTTCTcgtgataaaaaagaaaacatataattttaaaaatatatagtataattgATCCCATTTCCTGGATCTACCTACCTCTCGTAGTACATCTCtgaacaaaaggaaaaactatcataaagttttgaaatatgtCTATATATTCGGTGCTTTAATTCTtcaaataatagtaataataattccacatcaaaaatatgttttaagaaattatttgataGAAACTACAATAATGAGACGATATACGTACAACTGTATAATGTATGCTATTATTTGATTGGTATGTATAACAAAGGTTATTCATTTTGGTCAATAGATGTTTTTAGGAGATTCAAAGGAGACAATGGAAAATTTAAGGAATGTCTAGCTAAAGATGCTAAGGGTATCCTGAGCTTGTATGAAGCTGCTCACATGGGAACAACGACCGATTATATATTGGATGAAGCCTTGAGCTTCACATTGACTTACATGGAGTCGTTAGCTGCAAGTGGGACTTGCAAAATTAATCTCTCAAGGCGTATACGAAAAGCTTTGGATCAACCGCAACATAAGAACATGGAGATAATAGTCGCAATGAAATATATCCAGTtctacgaagaagaagaagattgcgACAAGACGCTACTCAAGTTTGCCAAGCTTAATTTCAAATTCCTGCAGCTACATTACCTTCAAGAGCTCAAAATCCTTTCAAAGTATGTAATCAAACTCTTGAATAATTACTAGTATTTATTCTTGTATCTACCTTTTGGAAGCTTGACATAGTTCTATTGTTTGGATGCAAGATGGTATAAGGACCAAGACTTTAAATCTAAGTTGCCACCTTACTTCAGAGACAGACTCGTTGAATGTCACTTCGCGTCACTAACATGCTTCGAACCAAAATACGCACGTGCGAGGATCTTTTTGAGTAAGATTTTTAcggttcaaatatttatagatgATACGTGTGACAGGTATGCTTCTCTTGGTGAGGTTGAAAGCCTCGCAGATACCATCGAAAGGTAACAAACACTAGCTAATTAGTGTAGcatttaaacaacaaaaaacggTGATCGCACTTAATTAGCTacatttaatgatttttgaaaaacatactATTTTTTGTAGAGTACGTTTTCAGATGCTTAATTGCTAAAATTTACAGATTAGTATtcatttatatacataaatgaAGGAAGTCacttataaattaaattttacatatagagatagtaaaaaatttaatgaactttttttctctatggTGATAACAGCAACACTGATTTCTGTAggtaatttttaattatttaattaccTTCAAGGATTATAgctataaaattttaatatcagGATAATTGGAAACACTAAAGAAAATCCTAAAACTGTTAGTAAATTTAGAATTTGGtttagaattttaattaagaaacCTCTCCGCGATGGTTCAGAATGagaactattaaaaaaaaatgggctACTTTTTTacatctttaatttatttccaTTCTTCCACTTGTACATAactcttttgaaatttcacggaatttgtttttccgaagtttcttttgtaaactttttttcttaaacaatcaTGTACGtagtatatttttaattaatgtgtgggtgacaaaaaaaaaatgtaatttcaaacaaaaaaagttagaatTTGGTGTTATTTAGTTAATAACACTTCATAAAAATTCTTTAAACATATTGCTAAGAATAAAACATGGGATAATggtaaataaaatgaaaattttaaaatgagaAATTAGGTTGGATATTTAAAATGAGGAAAATGCCACTTTGTTtagataaacatttttttaaaattaaaaagatgcTTTTCAATTGTTCATATAACCCTCAAATTTTATTAGCAATTTTTAGTATCGATTCAGTAAATATGTAATGTATAGTAGTAGAGACATGAATTAATGTCATGTTTCA
This sequence is a window from Arabidopsis thaliana chromosome 1 sequence. Protein-coding genes within it:
- the AMSH1 gene encoding associated molecule with the SH3 domain of STAM 1 (associated molecule with the SH3 domain of STAM 1 (AMSH1); CONTAINS InterPro DOMAIN/s: Mov34/MPN/PAD-1 (InterPro:IPR000555); BEST Arabidopsis thaliana protein match is: associated molecule with the SH3 domain of STAM 3 (TAIR:AT4G16144.1); Has 1172 Blast hits to 1019 proteins in 227 species: Archae - 0; Bacteria - 0; Metazoa - 476; Fungi - 293; Plants - 278; Viruses - 0; Other Eukaryotes - 125 (source: NCBI BLink).) — protein: MGSSFETIDIATSARRIGVDNRISLKFYFRIADNILKQANIFRAEKNVIDLYVMLLRFSSLALETIPSHRDYRTSLKSNKEYLRMRLLDVLTELEKLKPVVQQRIDELYPKLKPRYNVQAHPANGSLGWSSAVKPSFNSYDHAKVRNPPGHNSGYMGSRGQQFLNAAPLEERFRKMSVNFRPNEETLSKHSILGPGGLSAQWQPPKYDTKVQYPSNIDFSPVVIPSFQQLVDSKPMITNGSNDEPEKPIVEPSVASNEKIQKNYTEELSSMISFEEPESVNENNLIRQPSPPPVLAEVQDLVPALCPEVREPECMIENSLPDESLRSESPLELHIATSMMDTFMRLAKSNTKKNLETCGILAGSLKNRKFYITALIIPKQESTSDSCQATNEEEIFEVQDKQSLFPLGWIHTHPTQSCFMSSIDVHTHYSYQIMLPEAVAIVMAPQDSSRNHGIFRLTTPGGMTVIRNCDRRGFHAHSSPEDGGPIYNTCKEVYMNPNLKFDVIDLR
- a CDS encoding Terpenoid cyclases/Protein prenyltransferases superfamily protein (Terpenoid cyclases/Protein prenyltransferases superfamily protein; FUNCTIONS IN: lyase activity, magnesium ion binding; INVOLVED IN: metabolic process; CONTAINS InterPro DOMAIN/s: Terpene synthase, metal-binding domain (InterPro:IPR005630), Terpenoid synthase (InterPro:IPR008949), Terpenoid cylases/protein prenyltransferase alpha-alpha toroid (InterPro:IPR008930), Terpene synthase-like (InterPro:IPR001906); BEST Arabidopsis thaliana protein match is: Terpenoid cyclases/Protein prenyltransferases superfamily protein (TAIR:AT1G48820.1); Has 1636 Blast hits to 1608 proteins in 175 species: Archae - 0; Bacteria - 0; Metazoa - 0; Fungi - 0; Plants - 1632; Viruses - 0; Other Eukaryotes - 4 (source: NCBI BLink).), which codes for MEAIRVFGPKLGSRLSIRSHTTAFPACKLSRFPLTSFPGKHAHLVLLKATTIPLASGDKENNRKFEKLGPSEWGNQFLFAHVDLSEMDALEREIEALKPKVRDMFMSFKGMKSNKKNLFLIYLLVSLGLAHHFEDEIEESVKGCSQEMVEMMDGENDLYTVSIIFWVFRTYGHNISSDIFNRFKGHNGKFKECLATDAKGILSLYEAAHMGTTTDYILDEALSFTLSYLESLAANGTCKPNLVRRIRNALGLLQNKNVEILVAKEYIRFYEQEEDCDKTILEFSMLNLKFLQLHYLQELKLLTKWYKEQDFESKLPPYYRDRIVELHLATLAYINPKYSRVRIILTMIYTIQIILDDTCDRYASLREVESLAATIERWDHNDHAMEGLPDYLKSVAKFIFHTFQEFEREVSSESGGSYSLKATIEDCKRMMRSNLQLAKWAVTGHLPSFDEYLDVAGVEIAVYFTVAGILLGMENINKKEAYEWLIFRDKLVRAMSTKARLVNDLFGYKDDMRRGYVTNSINCYKKQYGVTEEEAFRKLHQMVADGDKMMNEEFLKPINVPHQVLKAVLDTLRAINICYDNEDGFTRLNGNLKNYITSMYVDL